A stretch of the Polaribacter pacificus genome encodes the following:
- a CDS encoding acyl-CoA dehydrogenase family protein produces MKADLFQAPDYYQLDDLLTEEHKLVRDAAREWVKREVSPIIENYAQKAEFPTQIINGLAEIGAFGPYIPEEYGGAGLDQISYGLIMQEIERGDSGVRSTASVQSSLVMYPIWKYGNEAQRQKYLPKLASGEWIGCFGLTEPNHGSNPSGMETKFKDMGDHYLLNGAKMWISNAPFAQVAVVWAKNEEGRIHGLIVERGMEGFSTPETHNKWSLRASATGELIFDNVKVPKENLLPNKSGLGAPLGCLDSARYGIAWGAIGAAMDCYDTALRYSKERMQFGKPIGQFQLQQKKLAEMITEITKAQLLTWRLGVLRNEDKATSAQISMAKRNNVDMAIHIAREARQMLGGMGITGEYSIMRHSMNLESVITYEGTHDIHLLITGLDITGLNAFK; encoded by the coding sequence ATGAAAGCCGACTTATTTCAAGCACCCGATTATTATCAGTTAGATGATTTATTAACAGAAGAGCACAAACTCGTTAGAGATGCTGCTCGTGAATGGGTTAAAAGAGAAGTCTCTCCAATTATTGAAAATTATGCTCAAAAAGCTGAATTTCCTACACAAATAATTAATGGATTGGCAGAAATAGGTGCCTTTGGTCCTTATATTCCTGAAGAATATGGTGGAGCTGGATTGGATCAGATTTCTTACGGTTTAATCATGCAAGAAATAGAAAGAGGTGATTCTGGTGTTCGTTCTACGGCTTCAGTACAATCATCTTTGGTTATGTATCCTATCTGGAAATATGGAAACGAAGCGCAACGCCAAAAATACTTACCTAAATTAGCTTCTGGCGAATGGATTGGTTGTTTTGGTCTTACAGAGCCAAACCACGGATCAAATCCAAGCGGTATGGAGACCAAATTTAAAGATATGGGAGACCATTACTTATTAAACGGTGCTAAAATGTGGATCTCAAATGCTCCATTTGCACAGGTGGCTGTTGTTTGGGCTAAAAATGAAGAGGGTAGAATTCACGGATTGATTGTGGAGCGAGGAATGGAAGGATTTTCTACACCAGAGACCCATAACAAATGGTCTTTACGAGCATCGGCTACCGGAGAATTAATTTTTGACAATGTAAAAGTTCCCAAAGAAAACTTATTACCTAATAAATCTGGATTGGGAGCACCTTTAGGTTGTTTAGATTCTGCGAGATATGGAATTGCATGGGGAGCCATTGGAGCCGCTATGGATTGTTATGATACTGCACTGCGTTATTCAAAAGAACGCATGCAGTTTGGAAAGCCAATAGGTCAATTTCAATTGCAACAAAAGAAATTAGCCGAAATGATTACAGAAATCACAAAAGCGCAATTGTTAACATGGCGTTTAGGTGTTTTACGGAATGAAGACAAAGCAACTTCTGCACAGATTTCTATGGCAAAAAGAAACAATGTAGATATGGCAATACATATTGCTAGAGAAGCTAGACAAATGTTGGGAGGTATGGGAATTACTGGTGAGTATTCTATTATGAGACATTCAATGAATCTAGAAAGCGTGATCACCTATGAAGGAACCCACGATATTCACTTGCTCATCACAGGTTTAGATATTACAGGCTTAAATGCCTTTAAATAG
- the rnpA gene encoding ribonuclease P protein component: protein MKQTLGKKERLKSKTLIGQLYTQGKSVKAFPLRMVYIQTNHSSNFPVQAGFSVPKRNFKKAVDRNRLKRLLRETYRKDKFIVYTELAKPYVFMISFIGKEALPYSEIEIKMKKLLNSFVNDVKNNSLNESNKD, encoded by the coding sequence ATGAAGCAAACTTTAGGAAAAAAAGAACGTTTAAAGAGCAAAACACTTATAGGGCAGTTATATACCCAAGGAAAATCTGTGAAGGCATTTCCTTTACGAATGGTCTATATTCAAACAAACCACAGCTCTAATTTTCCTGTACAAGCAGGCTTTTCTGTTCCAAAACGGAATTTTAAAAAGGCTGTTGATAGAAATCGACTTAAAAGATTATTGAGAGAAACATACCGAAAAGATAAATTCATCGTTTATACTGAATTAGCAAAGCCCTATGTATTTATGATTTCCTTTATAGGAAAAGAGGCTTTACCTTATTCTGAAATAGAAATTAAGATGAAAAAATTGCTCAATTCTTTTGTTAATGATGTCAAAAACAACTCCTTAAATGAAAGCAACAAGGACTAA
- a CDS encoding S41 family peptidase — protein MKATRTKKIILITLLAIGFASFTFQSKFFEVAKQIEIYTSLFKELNMYYVNEINPAELTTKAIKNTLENLDPYTNYYNEQEVEAAKIRSEGEYGGIGATVRSNQNEITVVSVFKGLSANKAGIEIGDVIVKINNQSLNELKDEDVSGLLLGIPGSEVSLQILRGNKALNFTLKREEIAVNPVPFYDMISDDTGYIVLTAFNEKAAEEVKKAFLNLKERGLKKLIFDLRGNPGGSLMESIRISNFFLPQKSIIVSTKAKIKKWSNIYTAQEEAIDLETPIVVLINGRSASASEIVAGALQDYDRAVIMGQRSYGKGLVQRYRPLSYGTQLKVTISKYYTPSGRCIQELDYANRLPNGDVPKFSDQGINQFTTKNGRTVFDGGGILPDIKLGLSELNKETELLLQTPALFNFAGVYKTQNPSLTAWEAYQVSESDFQKFINYLKDDTSFVSEQERSFKEAFQSINTEDSKSISKDYGRLMASLKENKLNAITQNKEQVKSVLKELIVERYGYESGVYSNKIKTDKTIQEALSLLNNDKQYTAVLSPKK, from the coding sequence ATGAAAGCAACAAGGACTAAAAAAATCATATTAATCACGCTCTTAGCGATTGGTTTTGCTTCTTTTACTTTTCAATCAAAATTTTTTGAAGTTGCAAAGCAAATAGAAATTTACACAAGCTTGTTCAAAGAATTGAACATGTATTATGTCAATGAAATTAACCCAGCAGAACTCACCACAAAGGCCATAAAGAACACCTTAGAAAATTTAGATCCGTATACCAATTATTACAACGAGCAAGAAGTTGAGGCGGCAAAAATACGAAGTGAAGGAGAATATGGAGGGATTGGAGCAACAGTTCGTTCTAATCAAAATGAGATTACGGTAGTTTCTGTTTTCAAAGGACTAAGTGCAAACAAGGCAGGTATTGAGATTGGTGATGTGATTGTTAAAATTAACAATCAATCTTTAAATGAGCTAAAAGATGAAGATGTTTCTGGATTGCTACTTGGAATCCCAGGGAGCGAAGTTTCACTGCAGATTTTACGCGGAAATAAGGCTTTAAATTTTACCCTAAAAAGAGAGGAGATTGCAGTCAATCCCGTTCCTTTTTATGATATGATTTCTGATGACACAGGCTATATTGTACTTACGGCTTTTAATGAAAAAGCGGCAGAAGAAGTTAAAAAAGCATTTTTGAACTTAAAAGAACGTGGCTTAAAAAAATTGATTTTTGATTTGCGTGGAAACCCAGGAGGTTCTTTAATGGAATCGATTAGAATTTCAAACTTCTTCTTACCTCAAAAAAGCATTATTGTTAGTACCAAGGCAAAAATAAAAAAATGGAGTAACATCTATACGGCTCAAGAAGAAGCCATTGATTTAGAAACCCCAATTGTGGTGCTCATAAATGGAAGGTCTGCATCGGCTTCAGAAATTGTTGCTGGAGCTCTTCAAGATTATGATAGAGCAGTTATTATGGGGCAGCGTTCTTATGGGAAGGGTTTGGTTCAGCGCTATAGACCTTTAAGCTACGGAACACAATTAAAGGTAACCATCTCTAAATATTATACACCAAGTGGGCGTTGTATTCAAGAATTGGATTATGCAAATCGACTTCCTAACGGAGATGTTCCTAAATTTTCTGATCAAGGAATTAATCAATTTACAACAAAAAATGGACGAACGGTTTTTGATGGTGGAGGTATTTTACCTGATATAAAATTGGGCTTATCAGAACTCAATAAAGAAACAGAACTACTTTTACAAACTCCGGCTTTGTTTAATTTTGCAGGCGTTTATAAAACCCAAAATCCAAGTCTAACAGCTTGGGAAGCATACCAAGTTTCAGAGTCAGATTTTCAAAAATTTATAAATTATTTAAAAGACGATACGAGTTTTGTTTCGGAGCAAGAGCGTTCATTTAAAGAGGCTTTTCAATCAATCAATACAGAAGATTCTAAATCAATCTCTAAAGATTATGGTCGATTAATGGCTAGCTTAAAAGAAAATAAATTGAATGCTATCACCCAAAACAAAGAGCAGGTTAAAAGTGTTTTAAAAGAGCTTATCGTAGAAAGATATGGCTATGAATCAGGTGTGTATTCAAACAAGATAAAAACAGACAAAACCATACAAGAAGCTTTAAGTTTGTTAAACAACGACAAACAGTATACTGCTGTTTTATCACCAAAAAAATAA
- a CDS encoding DUF6909 family protein: MRERTRAQESTAAIEKLYISMRHLFSRGFYKPMGVSGETLRKSLLLLRPEIYGSIAEDKVELNGLIYIIERLPEGIEECQFINLTADEGYKESHFKAIIPPKRRRNCYRIDKNQMNIEITRGRSDIYDILTHLTFLFIESHKIKSKVLIDDGAACIREWAALKDIVLNNKKISKEVREVTIAHLGTILGRPFQEVSKIYNTLSTEKNPDRFFQLVYWLGQLAIDESLENKKRVITFSSVLNEQIGNHIYGEIWANQIKETLQQNNLLERPIHIISANMHSVMNFIYANAALPEEAKSNKGFKLFELLSSASSVDLQKKVKEYAHQNGLIYLKDTSGTNIDVQVIDTAKIDFDKTLFSQKNSLGKDPVIIVMDYAFGEQAYETMDELLKPYKNGKEVVHLNVASVSIMGKAGILEGGKGDIMIPSSHIFEGTADNYPFENELSKEDLEDFGVRVFDGSMVTVLGTSLQNKDLLKFFHDSTWNVIGLEMEGAHYQKAIQAASRIRGNISSDVKVRYAYYASDNPLETGATLASGGLGMSGVTPTYAITQRILEQIF, translated from the coding sequence ATGAGAGAAAGAACAAGAGCACAAGAATCCACTGCCGCTATAGAAAAATTATACATTTCTATGCGTCATTTATTTAGTAGAGGTTTTTATAAACCTATGGGAGTTTCTGGAGAGACCCTTAGAAAGTCTTTATTACTATTAAGACCTGAGATTTATGGTTCTATTGCAGAGGACAAGGTAGAGCTTAATGGGTTAATTTATATTATTGAGCGTTTACCAGAAGGTATTGAAGAATGTCAATTTATAAATTTAACGGCTGATGAAGGTTATAAAGAGTCTCATTTTAAGGCGATTATACCACCTAAAAGAAGACGGAATTGTTATCGAATAGATAAAAATCAAATGAATATTGAAATTACCCGAGGGCGTTCTGATATTTATGATATTCTAACACATTTAACCTTTCTTTTTATCGAGTCACACAAAATTAAGAGCAAGGTTTTAATAGACGATGGAGCAGCTTGCATTAGAGAATGGGCAGCTTTAAAAGACATCGTGTTAAACAACAAAAAAATTTCTAAAGAGGTGCGTGAGGTTACAATTGCGCATTTGGGAACAATTTTAGGGAGACCCTTTCAAGAGGTCTCTAAAATCTACAATACCCTATCGACAGAAAAGAATCCAGACCGCTTTTTTCAATTGGTGTACTGGTTAGGTCAATTGGCTATCGATGAAAGTTTAGAGAATAAAAAACGGGTAATCACTTTTAGTTCTGTGTTAAATGAGCAAATAGGGAATCATATTTATGGAGAAATTTGGGCAAACCAAATTAAAGAAACACTTCAGCAAAATAATTTATTAGAAAGACCAATTCATATAATTAGTGCCAATATGCATTCTGTGATGAATTTTATTTATGCAAATGCAGCACTTCCTGAAGAAGCAAAAAGTAACAAAGGCTTTAAGTTATTTGAATTGTTAAGTTCTGCGTCTAGTGTTGATTTACAAAAAAAAGTTAAAGAATATGCGCATCAGAATGGCTTGATTTATCTCAAAGATACCTCAGGAACTAACATTGATGTACAAGTTATAGATACTGCTAAAATTGATTTTGATAAGACACTCTTTAGTCAAAAGAATTCTCTAGGTAAAGACCCTGTTATTATCGTAATGGACTATGCTTTTGGAGAGCAAGCTTATGAAACCATGGATGAACTTTTAAAACCTTATAAAAATGGTAAAGAGGTTGTTCATTTAAATGTAGCATCGGTTTCTATTATGGGAAAAGCTGGAATCTTAGAAGGAGGAAAAGGCGATATTATGATTCCATCATCTCATATTTTTGAAGGTACAGCAGATAATTATCCATTTGAGAATGAATTGTCAAAAGAAGATCTGGAAGACTTTGGCGTGAGAGTTTTTGACGGTTCAATGGTTACCGTTTTAGGAACCTCGTTACAAAATAAAGATCTTTTAAAGTTCTTCCATGACTCAACTTGGAATGTGATCGGCTTAGAGATGGAGGGAGCTCATTATCAAAAAGCGATACAAGCAGCTTCGAGAATTAGAGGAAATATTTCTAGTGATGTAAAAGTGCGATATGCATATTATGCATCTGATAACCCTTTAGAAACTGGAGCAACATTGGCTTCAGGAGGCTTAGGAATGTCGGGGGTTACACCTACTTATGCTATTACTCAACGAATATTAGAACAAATTTTTTAG
- the rfbB gene encoding dTDP-glucose 4,6-dehydratase, with product MNTILITGGAGFIGANFLPYFLKTNVGTKIINLDNLTYAGDLTYLKEIENNIDYTFVKGDICDRDFVEALFEKYNFNGVIHFAAESHVDNSITNPGAFIQTNIVGTFNLLEVAKKTWLEAPNQPKKGFENARFHHISTDEVFGSLPETGLFTETTSYAPNSPYSASKASSDFLVRSYFHTYGLNVVTTNCSNNYGPKQHDEKLIPTIIRKAISGENIPIYGDGKNIRDWLYVLDHCKGIALVFTEGRSGETYNIGGNNERNNLYIATKICEILDGLVPKKNSYKEQITFVSDRPGHDLRYAIDATKIEIELGWKANENFETGIVKTIQWYLTKYQK from the coding sequence ATGAACACAATATTGATTACGGGAGGAGCGGGGTTCATTGGTGCCAATTTTTTACCTTATTTTTTGAAAACAAATGTAGGGACAAAAATTATAAACTTGGATAACTTAACCTATGCAGGTGATTTAACCTATTTAAAAGAAATAGAAAATAATATTGATTACACCTTTGTTAAAGGAGATATTTGCGATCGAGATTTTGTTGAAGCTCTTTTTGAAAAATATAACTTTAATGGAGTAATACATTTTGCAGCAGAATCGCATGTAGACAATTCAATAACGAATCCAGGTGCTTTTATTCAAACAAATATTGTCGGAACTTTTAATTTGTTAGAAGTGGCAAAAAAAACATGGTTGGAAGCACCAAATCAACCAAAAAAAGGTTTTGAAAACGCACGTTTTCATCACATTTCAACCGATGAGGTTTTTGGAAGCTTGCCAGAAACAGGATTGTTTACAGAAACCACTTCTTATGCGCCAAATAGCCCATATAGTGCATCTAAAGCATCATCAGACTTTTTAGTTAGAAGTTATTTCCACACCTATGGACTTAACGTTGTTACTACAAATTGTTCAAACAATTATGGACCAAAACAGCACGATGAAAAATTAATACCTACTATTATACGGAAAGCAATTTCTGGAGAAAATATCCCTATTTATGGGGATGGAAAGAATATTAGAGATTGGTTATATGTACTTGATCACTGTAAAGGAATAGCACTTGTGTTTACAGAAGGAAGATCTGGAGAGACCTATAATATTGGTGGAAATAATGAAAGAAACAATTTGTATATCGCCACCAAAATTTGTGAAATATTGGATGGATTAGTGCCGAAAAAGAACTCCTATAAAGAGCAGATTACTTTTGTTTCGGATCGGCCAGGCCATGATTTAAGATATGCTATTGATGCTACAAAAATTGAAATAGAATTAGGCTGGAAAGCAAATGAAAATTTTGAAACAGGAATTGTTAAGACCATTCAATGGTACTTAACAAAATATCAAAAATAA
- the rfbA gene encoding glucose-1-phosphate thymidylyltransferase RfbA translates to MKGIVLAGGSGTRLHPLTLAVSKQLMPVYDKPMIYYPLATLISAGISEILIISTPHDLPNFKKLLGNGNQLGCKFEYAEQADPNGLAEAFIIGSDFIGNDKVALILGDNIFYGTGLADLLKANNNPDGGIVYAYHVNDPERYGVVEFDKNQKAISIEEKPLKPKSNFAVPGIYFYDNSVVEIAKNINPSKRGELEITDVNKTYLEAGKLSVRILDRGTAWLDTGTFNSLMQAGQFVQVIEERQGLKVGSIEEAAYKSGFITKKQLHELAEPLIKSGYGKHLKEI, encoded by the coding sequence ATGAAAGGAATTGTATTAGCAGGAGGGTCAGGAACAAGGTTGCATCCATTAACGTTGGCGGTAAGCAAACAGTTGATGCCTGTTTATGATAAGCCGATGATTTATTACCCTTTGGCAACATTAATTTCAGCGGGAATTTCAGAAATTTTAATTATTTCTACACCCCATGATTTGCCAAATTTTAAAAAATTATTAGGGAATGGAAATCAATTGGGATGTAAATTTGAATATGCAGAACAAGCTGATCCAAATGGTTTGGCTGAAGCCTTTATAATCGGGTCAGATTTTATTGGCAATGATAAAGTTGCACTTATTTTAGGGGATAATATTTTTTACGGTACAGGCCTTGCAGACTTATTAAAGGCAAATAACAACCCAGATGGTGGAATTGTTTATGCCTATCATGTAAATGACCCTGAAAGATATGGAGTTGTTGAATTTGACAAAAATCAAAAAGCGATATCGATAGAAGAAAAGCCACTGAAACCAAAGTCTAATTTTGCGGTACCGGGGATTTATTTTTATGATAATTCTGTAGTAGAAATTGCAAAAAATATCAATCCTAGTAAACGAGGTGAACTAGAAATAACGGATGTAAACAAAACCTATTTAGAAGCCGGTAAATTAAGTGTACGGATTTTAGATAGAGGCACGGCTTGGTTAGACACAGGAACCTTTAACTCTTTAATGCAGGCAGGACAATTTGTTCAAGTTATTGAAGAACGTCAAGGATTAAAAGTAGGTTCAATTGAAGAAGCTGCCTATAAAAGCGGATTTATTACAAAAAAACAATTGCATGAATTAGCCGAACCCTTAATAAAGAGTGGCTATGGGAAACATTTAAAAGAAATATAG
- the rfbC gene encoding dTDP-4-dehydrorhamnose 3,5-epimerase, which yields MTITETYLKGCFEIEPTVFGDDRGTFFESFNEKEFIDKTNLSIHFVQDNQSTSERGVVRGLHFQTGNFAQAKLVRVIQGKVLDVAVDLRRNSSTFGQHFSCILTGKNNKQLFVPRGFAHGFSVLEDDTIFAYKCDNYYNKASESGIVYNDPQLNIDWMLDEQEIVLSEKDKVLELLNVLG from the coding sequence GTGACAATAACAGAAACATATTTAAAAGGCTGCTTTGAGATTGAACCAACTGTTTTTGGTGATGATCGTGGGACTTTTTTTGAAAGCTTTAACGAAAAAGAGTTTATAGATAAAACGAATCTATCTATTCATTTTGTTCAGGATAATCAATCAACTTCTGAAAGAGGGGTTGTACGTGGATTGCATTTTCAAACAGGTAATTTTGCACAGGCAAAGTTAGTACGAGTTATCCAAGGAAAAGTATTGGATGTAGCCGTAGATCTTAGAAGAAACTCCAGCACTTTTGGGCAGCATTTTTCTTGTATTTTAACAGGTAAAAACAACAAACAATTATTTGTTCCTAGGGGTTTTGCTCATGGTTTTTCTGTTTTGGAGGATGACACTATTTTTGCTTATAAATGCGATAATTACTACAACAAAGCATCAGAGTCTGGAATTGTATATAATGATCCACAATTAAATATAGATTGGATGCTTGATGAACAAGAGATTGTTTTGTCAGAAAAAGATAAGGTACTGGAACTCTTAAATGTATTAGGGTAA
- the gmd gene encoding GDP-mannose 4,6-dehydratase, protein MKKIALITGITGQDGSYLTELLLEKGYEVHGIKRRASSFNTQRIDHLYQDPHAENRKLILHYGDMSDSTNLIRIIQEVQPDEIYNLAAMSHVHVSFDTPEYTANVDGLGTLRLLEAIRILHLEKKTKIYQASTSELYGKVQEVPQTEKTPFYPRSPYGVAKIYAYWITVNYREAYNVFACNGILFNHESPVRGETFVTRKITRAVSKIALGLQDTLFLGNLDAQRDWGHAKDYVRMMWMILQADEPEDWVIATGKTTSVRDMVKMAFSEVGIELEFIGQGKEEKGIVKSCSISEFSLETGKEVILIDPHYYRPTEVDLLIGDASKAKEKLGWTPEYTLEELIKEMMENDLKIMQKELFLKNGGHQINNNYE, encoded by the coding sequence ATGAAAAAGATTGCATTAATTACGGGTATAACAGGTCAAGACGGCTCATATTTAACAGAATTATTATTAGAAAAGGGATATGAGGTTCATGGAATAAAGCGAAGAGCTTCTAGTTTTAACACCCAAAGAATAGATCATTTATATCAGGATCCACATGCAGAAAATAGAAAATTAATTTTGCATTATGGAGACATGTCTGATAGTACAAATTTGATACGTATTATTCAAGAAGTACAACCTGATGAAATATACAATTTAGCGGCAATGAGCCATGTCCATGTTTCTTTTGACACACCAGAATATACTGCTAATGTAGATGGACTTGGAACCCTGCGTTTGTTAGAAGCAATTCGTATTTTACATTTAGAAAAAAAGACTAAAATTTACCAGGCTTCAACATCAGAATTGTATGGAAAAGTACAAGAAGTACCCCAAACAGAGAAGACCCCATTTTATCCAAGAAGCCCGTATGGAGTTGCAAAAATTTATGCCTATTGGATTACTGTTAATTATAGAGAAGCGTATAATGTTTTTGCTTGTAATGGAATTTTATTCAATCATGAATCTCCAGTTAGAGGAGAAACATTTGTCACTAGAAAAATTACAAGAGCGGTTTCTAAGATAGCCTTGGGCTTACAGGACACCTTGTTTTTAGGAAATTTAGATGCACAACGAGACTGGGGACATGCAAAGGATTATGTTCGGATGATGTGGATGATTTTACAAGCAGATGAACCTGAAGATTGGGTGATTGCCACAGGAAAAACAACATCGGTTAGAGACATGGTAAAAATGGCTTTTTCTGAAGTTGGTATTGAATTAGAATTTATAGGTCAAGGAAAAGAAGAAAAAGGAATTGTTAAATCATGTAGTATTTCTGAGTTTTCTCTTGAAACTGGAAAAGAAGTAATTTTAATTGATCCACATTATTACAGACCGACAGAGGTTGATTTGTTAATAGGAGATGCTTCAAAAGCAAAAGAAAAACTTGGATGGACCCCAGAATATACTTTAGAAGAATTGATTAAAGAAATGATGGAGAATGATTTAAAGATCATGCAAAAGGAATTGTTTTTAAAAAACGGAGGACATCAAATAAACAACAACTATGAATAA
- a CDS encoding GDP-L-fucose synthase family protein, whose amino-acid sequence MNKDAKIYVAGHRGLVGSAIVKKLQQRGFKNILIRTHQELDLTNQQETADFFAKEKPEYVFLAAAKVGGIIANNTYRADFIYENLMIQNNVIHQSYVNEVKKLLFLGSTCIYPKNAHQPIKETELLTNELEYTNEPYAIAKIAGIKMCESYNLQYHTNFLSVMPTNLYGQNDNFDLEKSHVLPALIRKIHLAKLLASNNIDAVLKDLKVENLEKAEALLLKYGVTAKSVEIWGSGNPKREFLWSEDMADACVHIMQHVDFKNLTASSHLKGDQGFGEEIRNTHINIGTGVDLSIKELAEKIKNIVGFSGELVFNSEKPDGTLRKVTDVSKIHNLGWKSSVMLDEGIRKMYDWYLQK is encoded by the coding sequence ATGAATAAGGATGCAAAAATATATGTTGCTGGTCATAGAGGCTTAGTTGGGAGTGCAATTGTAAAAAAATTACAACAAAGAGGCTTTAAGAATATTTTGATTAGAACGCATCAAGAACTCGACCTAACAAATCAGCAAGAAACGGCTGATTTTTTTGCTAAAGAAAAGCCTGAATATGTGTTTTTGGCAGCTGCAAAAGTTGGTGGAATCATTGCAAATAATACCTATAGAGCAGATTTTATATATGAAAATCTGATGATTCAAAACAATGTAATCCATCAGAGTTATGTGAATGAAGTCAAGAAATTATTGTTTTTAGGAAGTACCTGTATTTATCCTAAAAATGCACATCAACCCATAAAAGAAACCGAGTTATTGACCAATGAATTAGAATATACAAACGAGCCTTATGCAATTGCAAAAATTGCAGGAATAAAAATGTGTGAAAGTTATAATTTACAATACCACACCAATTTTTTATCGGTGATGCCAACCAATTTATATGGCCAAAATGACAATTTTGATTTGGAAAAATCACATGTTTTGCCGGCCTTAATTCGTAAAATTCACTTAGCCAAATTATTAGCAAGTAATAATATAGATGCTGTTTTAAAGGACCTAAAAGTTGAAAACTTAGAAAAAGCGGAAGCTCTTTTGTTAAAATATGGTGTGACAGCAAAAAGTGTAGAAATCTGGGGTTCTGGAAATCCCAAAAGAGAATTTTTATGGTCCGAAGACATGGCTGATGCATGTGTACATATTATGCAGCATGTTGATTTTAAAAACCTGACCGCTTCTTCCCATTTGAAAGGTGACCAAGGCTTTGGGGAAGAAATTAGAAATACGCATATAAATATTGGCACTGGTGTTGATCTTTCTATCAAAGAATTGGCAGAAAAAATTAAAAATATAGTTGGTTTTTCTGGTGAATTAGTATTCAATTCTGAAAAACCTGACGGAACACTTCGAAAAGTAACTGATGTTAGTAAAATTCACAATTTAGGTTGGAAATCTTCGGTAATGCTTGATGAGGGAATAAGAAAAATGTACGATTGGTATCTACAAAAATAG